The following proteins are encoded in a genomic region of Fusobacterium periodonticum 1_1_41FAA:
- a CDS encoding PP2C family serine/threonine-protein phosphatase, translating into MKYGAYSEKGAYHKRNQDSFIIKKVRGIYVAGISDGLGSKKYSHVGSKLLCKSLLDTVYKVDDFEKISKEKLIELIFQNWLKKIKNLKKYPIEECSATFLFAIILKEKIIVSRIGDGFISIFTDKNSYLLNDNKNDSFSNITMAFSKNFNIDNIEYLEIKNEKFNGLIACTDGIEISPNENNVILRFSKELLEECKNNTKNKLDKETKKWIKEWPSSDDKTLVYLLDDKEEENG; encoded by the coding sequence ATGAAATATGGTGCTTATTCAGAAAAAGGGGCATATCACAAGAGAAATCAAGATTCATTTATAATAAAAAAAGTTAGAGGAATATATGTAGCAGGAATTTCAGATGGGTTAGGAAGTAAAAAATATTCTCATGTAGGTTCAAAATTATTATGTAAATCACTTTTGGATACTGTCTATAAAGTAGATGATTTTGAAAAGATATCTAAAGAAAAATTAATAGAACTAATATTTCAAAATTGGTTAAAAAAAATTAAAAATTTAAAAAAATATCCTATTGAAGAATGTTCAGCAACATTTTTATTTGCAATCATATTGAAAGAAAAGATTATAGTTTCGAGAATAGGTGATGGCTTTATAAGTATATTTACTGATAAAAATTCATATTTATTAAATGATAATAAAAATGATTCATTTTCAAATATAACTATGGCTTTTTCCAAAAACTTCAATATTGATAATATTGAATATTTAGAAATAAAAAATGAGAAATTTAATGGCTTAATTGCTTGTACAGATGGAATAGAAATATCACCTAATGAAAATAATGTTATCTTGAGATTTTCTAAGGAATTATTAGAAGAATGTAAAAATAATACAAAAAATAAATTAGATAAAGAAACTAAAAAATGGATAAAAGAATGGCCAAGTTCAGATGATAAAACTTTAGTATATTTACTTGATGATAAGGAAGAAGAAAATGGATAA
- a CDS encoding FtsK/SpoIIIE domain-containing protein — translation MRVKGLERIEDIILAMDDLISKKNKMINFIEKKYIKSNGNILSSEYDLYKEEKENLERNFKEKMDELLSILDNICKRVRKKQAALGELNKNNLNIGFNIPRKIAFGKRKIQYFDSVTKQKLMNDIYVPKLLEFPFKKNMFITGDEQIELLHQVYLRLLYALPIGKLEFYVFDPYGLGKAVESFNSLFPNEKIFPNKKIIIEKKELKTTLDKLLAYTSELRHNKFNSEQKNWEEYNRFLYSKGEYNKILPYKIFTFMNVPDEMGEEEFNAYRKLLRNSEDCGVLIISSFNETILEGEDTRRQGKALELKKCIEDSYPLDDLLNSKTDKIETQNFVIKNISEKTPDRQKIQEKIDIFLKELEEKKNRLDNLSIFLDENNRFNRKSQLECQIPIGFDSKTNEIIEIKVGDNPVHYLIGGGTGSGKSTFLHSFILSACNRYSPNELKLYMLDFKEAVEFNVYANPVILPHVALVATDADISYGLSVLKHMTSLIKNRNKKFKLNGCKDINSYREKTKEGMPRIFLIMDEFQILFQSDLRDEVSEEMLIIAKQGRSCGIHMILSTQSLKGLDGFGNIAPQIGGRIILKSSAEDSKSLFGASDNNEEAAKIDKPYAILNVNSGYKEYNQKFIVPWHENKVEEKIANIKRFTEAKGLRIKNKVFDGSKNPSFPDENFFFNEGELTLKLGKILDYKSKDFEVKFGQEKDNNLLIIGIDKKIKRNLMNAILLSIENNKDYKFIYVGKNRINVNLENRSSLLKIFNSIDSESINNSNIDEVLDLLKSKESKKIIIVDEVNLAFLKGYSLKGKDKELKEILDSMSYEGNIMISFYSKSKEATDNYVIDISRNIIAYNINDEERRKLTETKISTKDLLYIVNREAKVIFKNYAEKEIEEEVEDEE, via the coding sequence ATGAGAGTAAAAGGTTTAGAAAGAATTGAAGATATTATTTTAGCAATGGATGATTTAATTAGTAAAAAAAATAAAATGATTAATTTTATTGAAAAAAAATATATAAAATCAAATGGAAATATATTATCTTCAGAATATGACTTATACAAAGAAGAAAAAGAAAATTTAGAAAGAAATTTTAAAGAAAAAATGGATGAGTTATTAAGTATTTTAGATAACATTTGTAAAAGAGTAAGAAAAAAACAAGCTGCTTTAGGTGAATTAAATAAGAATAATCTAAATATTGGTTTCAATATACCTAGAAAAATTGCTTTTGGTAAAAGAAAAATACAATACTTTGATTCTGTAACTAAACAAAAACTAATGAATGATATTTATGTTCCTAAATTATTAGAATTTCCTTTTAAAAAAAATATGTTTATCACTGGTGATGAACAGATAGAATTATTACACCAAGTTTATTTAAGACTACTTTATGCTTTACCAATTGGGAAATTAGAGTTTTATGTATTTGATCCTTATGGATTAGGAAAAGCTGTTGAATCTTTCAACAGCCTTTTTCCTAATGAAAAAATTTTTCCTAATAAAAAAATTATAATAGAGAAAAAAGAATTGAAGACTACTTTGGATAAATTATTAGCCTATACTTCAGAGTTAAGACATAATAAATTTAACTCTGAACAAAAAAATTGGGAGGAATATAATAGATTTTTATATTCTAAAGGTGAATATAATAAAATATTGCCATATAAAATTTTTACTTTTATGAATGTTCCAGATGAAATGGGAGAAGAAGAGTTTAATGCTTATAGAAAATTATTAAGAAATAGTGAAGATTGTGGTGTTCTTATTATTTCTTCCTTCAATGAAACTATCTTAGAAGGAGAAGATACAAGAAGACAAGGTAAAGCACTGGAATTAAAAAAATGTATAGAGGATAGTTATCCACTTGATGATCTTTTAAATTCTAAAACAGATAAAATTGAGACACAAAATTTTGTTATAAAAAATATAAGTGAAAAAACTCCAGATAGACAAAAAATACAAGAGAAAATAGATATTTTTCTTAAGGAATTAGAAGAAAAGAAAAATAGATTAGATAATTTATCGATATTTTTAGATGAAAATAATAGATTCAATAGGAAGTCACAATTAGAATGTCAAATTCCAATCGGATTTGATTCAAAAACAAATGAAATTATAGAGATTAAAGTGGGAGATAATCCTGTTCATTACCTAATAGGAGGAGGGACAGGTTCTGGAAAGTCAACTTTTTTACATAGTTTTATACTAAGTGCTTGCAATAGGTATAGTCCAAATGAATTAAAACTATACATGTTAGATTTTAAAGAAGCAGTTGAGTTTAATGTTTATGCAAATCCAGTTATTTTACCTCATGTAGCTTTGGTTGCAACTGATGCAGACATTAGTTATGGTCTTAGTGTTTTAAAACATATGACTTCTTTAATAAAAAATAGAAATAAAAAATTTAAATTGAATGGATGTAAGGATATTAATTCATATAGAGAAAAAACTAAAGAGGGTATGCCTAGAATTTTTCTTATTATGGATGAATTCCAGATTTTATTTCAAAGTGACTTAAGAGATGAAGTTTCTGAAGAAATGTTAATTATAGCAAAACAGGGAAGATCATGTGGAATTCATATGATTTTATCAACACAGTCTTTAAAAGGTTTAGATGGCTTTGGAAATATAGCACCTCAGATAGGAGGAAGAATAATTTTAAAATCTTCAGCTGAAGATTCAAAATCTTTATTTGGAGCTTCTGATAATAATGAAGAGGCGGCTAAAATTGATAAACCTTATGCAATCTTAAATGTAAATAGTGGTTACAAGGAATATAATCAAAAATTTATTGTCCCTTGGCATGAAAATAAAGTGGAAGAAAAAATAGCTAATATAAAAAGATTTACAGAAGCTAAGGGATTGAGAATAAAAAATAAAGTTTTTGATGGTAGTAAAAATCCAAGCTTTCCAGATGAAAACTTCTTTTTTAATGAAGGAGAATTAACTCTTAAATTAGGAAAAATCTTAGATTATAAATCTAAAGACTTTGAAGTAAAATTTGGACAAGAAAAAGATAATAATCTTTTAATAATTGGTATTGATAAAAAAATAAAAAGAAATTTAATGAATGCTATTTTACTGTCTATAGAAAATAATAAAGATTATAAATTTATATATGTTGGAAAAAATAGAATAAATGTAAATTTAGAGAATAGAAGTTCATTATTAAAGATTTTTAATAGTATTGACTCTGAAAGTATTAATAATTCGAATATAGATGAAGTTTTAGATTTATTAAAATCAAAAGAGAGTAAAAAAATTATTATTGTAGATGAAGTAAATTTAGCTTTTTTAAAGGGATATAGTCTTAAAGGGAAAGATAAGGAGCTAAAAGAAATTTTAGATAGTATGAGTTATGAAGGTAATATTATGATATCATTCTACTCTAAATCTAAAGAAGCAACTGATAATTATGTAATAGATATTTCAAGAAACATTATTGCTTATAATATTAATGATGAAGAAAGAAGAAAATTAACTGAAACAAAAATAAGTACAAAAGATTTATTATATATAGTGAATAGAGAAGCAAAGGTAATATTTAAAAATTATGCTGAAAAGGAAATAGAAGAAGAGGTTGAAGATGAAGAATAA
- a CDS encoding C-terminal helicase domain-containing protein, translating into MIKKIKKGTSRKRESEANIIVNKLKEMITSGKGEKLTYGVISFYKAQVDEITEKLKKEGLSNKVKVGSVDAFQGMEFDVMFLSVVRTNTKESLNSSFPYGFLASENRLCVALSRQKRLLVVVGDSDIFHSNEWKELARKNVPAMVNLYELCLKEGEVIDGSK; encoded by the coding sequence TTGATAAAGAAAATAAAAAAAGGAACAAGTAGAAAAAGGGAAAGTGAAGCAAATATAATAGTTAATAAATTAAAAGAAATGATAACTTCTGGAAAAGGTGAAAAATTAACTTATGGTGTAATAAGTTTCTATAAAGCACAAGTTGATGAAATAACAGAAAAATTAAAAAAAGAAGGCTTAAGTAATAAAGTTAAGGTTGGAAGTGTTGATGCATTTCAAGGTATGGAATTTGATGTTATGTTTTTATCTGTTGTTAGAACAAATACAAAAGAGTCATTAAATTCATCATTTCCTTATGGCTTCTTAGCTTCAGAAAATAGGTTGTGTGTTGCATTAAGTAGACAGAAAAGATTGCTTGTAGTTGTTGGTGACAGTGATATTTTTCATTCAAATGAATGGAAAGAACTTGCAAGAAAAAATGTTCCTGCAATGGTGAATTTATATGAGTTATGCTTGAAAGAAGGGGAAGTAATAGATGGCTCAAAGTAA
- a CDS encoding serine/threonine-protein kinase, with product MDKKSGNLLTSGEKILDLNENEHVVRNFIAGGGQGEIYSTKDPSIALKINKKNDNNELFETLLRLPIPKNINITLPIAILKEKSGYIMFFLEKMIPFEKVFGRNLLPQKGDVINSWLKSLDTEENRVLFNDFYNFQKTGGKAKRLLAYLKCGIIMAKLHTNGLVYCDFSTNNVFISENIEYNNVYFIDADNLNFQEYTKKQGYYTPWFAAPEVVNGRGCTYYSDDYSLILSFFWDLVGIHPFKGQKLDTEDDFDMEDFSDNLEEKAMTGILPWIRDKEDDSNFKDKGTYDLLVKENSELDILFDRTFSQKGKEKKLTRPTSFELTYEIIKEFDRTIKCKNCEMEYVIRNEGNKCSWCDCTHNKILKVNTFKLYPNGKKNKIWDFMKEIKIDKDEISIPVRIAEDFLIDRLEEELFKIKFVDEAMIVCYFNEEFEFKLADDKNEKKLYEKVKIEKKKNIQLFCDKKNSPFVKNILIEVEII from the coding sequence ATGGATAAAAAGAGTGGAAATCTTTTAACTAGTGGGGAAAAAATTTTAGATTTAAATGAAAATGAACATGTAGTAAGGAATTTTATAGCTGGTGGAGGACAAGGAGAAATATATTCTACAAAAGATCCATCAATAGCATTAAAAATAAATAAAAAAAATGATAATAATGAATTATTTGAAACATTATTAAGACTCCCTATTCCTAAAAATATAAATATTACATTGCCAATTGCTATTTTAAAAGAAAAATCAGGGTATATAATGTTTTTTTTAGAGAAAATGATACCTTTTGAAAAAGTTTTTGGAAGAAATTTATTACCTCAAAAAGGAGACGTAATAAATTCTTGGTTAAAAAGTTTGGATACAGAAGAAAATAGAGTTTTATTTAATGATTTCTATAATTTTCAAAAAACAGGTGGAAAGGCAAAAAGACTTTTAGCATATTTGAAGTGTGGGATAATAATGGCAAAATTACATACGAATGGTCTAGTATATTGTGATTTTTCAACTAATAATGTATTTATTTCAGAAAATATAGAATACAATAATGTTTATTTTATAGATGCAGATAATTTAAACTTTCAAGAATATACTAAAAAACAAGGTTATTATACACCATGGTTTGCTGCACCTGAAGTAGTAAATGGAAGGGGATGTACTTATTATTCAGATGACTATTCATTGATCCTTTCTTTTTTTTGGGATCTTGTAGGAATACATCCATTTAAAGGACAAAAATTAGATACTGAAGATGATTTTGATATGGAAGATTTCAGTGATAATTTAGAAGAAAAAGCTATGACTGGTATACTTCCTTGGATTAGAGATAAAGAAGATGATTCAAATTTCAAAGATAAAGGGACATATGATTTATTAGTTAAAGAAAATAGCGAATTAGATATTTTATTTGATAGAACTTTCTCCCAAAAAGGAAAAGAAAAGAAATTAACAAGACCAACTTCTTTTGAACTTACATATGAAATAATAAAAGAGTTTGATAGAACAATAAAATGCAAAAATTGTGAAATGGAATATGTGATAAGAAATGAAGGGAATAAGTGCTCTTGGTGTGATTGTACACATAATAAAATATTAAAAGTGAATACATTTAAGTTATACCCTAATGGTAAAAAAAATAAAATTTGGGACTTTATGAAAGAAATAAAAATTGATAAGGATGAAATTTCTATACCTGTTAGAATAGCTGAAGATTTTCTTATTGATAGATTAGAAGAAGAACTATTTAAAATTAAATTTGTTGATGAGGCAATGATAGTTTGTTATTTTAATGAAGAATTTGAATTTAAATTAGCAGATGATAAAAATGAAAAAAAATTATATGAGAAAGTAAAAATAGAAAAAAAGAAAAATATTCAATTGTTTTGTGATAAAAAAAATAGTCCATTTGTAAAAAATATTTTAATTGAGGTTGAAATAATATGA
- a CDS encoding WYL domain-containing protein has translation MKKVRITVSDFMFEILKGDSEYFKVPVGKIGNTLFKYYIDKNLSKIKLEESSGKKVQFNLSKENEDIFFDILREKQAETEAELMRDIFFTYINNLRFKREEIIFNDTFKQVREAIKNNKKIGIKYHSTARIVNPYFIELSSKENRSYLFCYCEKNQDFRNYRISDIENIWNLQNEIYVKDEDYIEAIRKNFDPFLSYGNEIKVRMTEEGKALYERVNQNRPKLLKEEEDIYTFECSDKLAKVYFAQFYDEIEIIEPESLRESFKENFKRTYEMYIK, from the coding sequence ATGAAAAAAGTTAGAATAACGGTTTCAGACTTTATGTTTGAAATTTTAAAGGGAGATTCTGAGTATTTCAAAGTACCTGTGGGGAAAATAGGGAATACTCTTTTTAAATACTACATAGATAAAAATCTAAGTAAAATCAAATTAGAAGAATCAAGTGGGAAAAAAGTCCAATTTAACTTATCTAAAGAAAATGAGGACATATTTTTTGATATCCTAAGAGAAAAGCAAGCTGAAACAGAAGCTGAACTTATGAGGGATATATTTTTTACGTACATCAATAATTTAAGGTTCAAAAGAGAAGAAATAATATTCAATGACACATTTAAGCAAGTTCGAGAAGCAATCAAAAATAATAAGAAAATAGGAATAAAATACCACTCAACAGCAAGAATAGTAAATCCATATTTTATAGAGCTATCCTCTAAAGAGAATAGGTCTTATTTGTTTTGCTATTGTGAAAAAAATCAAGACTTCAGAAACTATAGGATTTCTGATATTGAAAATATATGGAATTTACAAAACGAAATTTATGTAAAAGATGAAGATTATATAGAAGCAATTAGGAAAAATTTTGATCCTTTTTTATCTTATGGAAATGAAATAAAGGTAAGAATGACAGAAGAAGGGAAGGCTCTTTATGAAAGAGTTAATCAAAATAGACCTAAGCTATTAAAAGAGGAGGAGGATATATATACTTTTGAATGTAGTGATAAGCTAGCAAAGGTATATTTTGCACAATTTTATGATGAGATTGAAATAATTGAACCAGAAAGTCTGAGGGAGAGCTTTAAGGAAAATTTTAAAAGAACTTATGAGATGTATATAAAATAA
- a CDS encoding VWA domain-containing protein, whose protein sequence is MKNNEKVFLLIDTSGSMIENEKSSILMYIYRPFKTIIGDRLLAYSWGDEIKEISKVSELKMQGKINNETTEKFLNNLEENSHLVIMSDGSFETDIFKKLEKKVNIYFVGIGSDVEKKILEYTFGKNNYFEAYDILNLANWLKREIS, encoded by the coding sequence ATGAAGAATAATGAAAAAGTATTTTTATTAATAGATACCTCAGGAAGTATGATAGAAAATGAAAAGTCTAGTATACTGATGTATATTTATAGACCATTTAAAACAATTATTGGAGATAGATTATTGGCTTATTCTTGGGGAGATGAAATTAAAGAAATTTCTAAAGTATCTGAATTAAAAATGCAAGGAAAAATTAATAATGAGACAACAGAAAAATTTTTAAATAATTTAGAAGAAAATTCTCATTTAGTTATTATGAGTGATGGTAGTTTTGAAACAGATATTTTTAAGAAATTAGAAAAAAAAGTAAATATATATTTTGTAGGTATAGGTTCTGATGTAGAAAAAAAAATATTAGAATACACTTTTGGAAAAAATAATTATTTTGAAGCATATGATATATTAAATTTGGCAAATTGGCTAAAAAGGGAGATTAGTTAA
- a CDS encoding AAA domain-containing protein — MQIERREKARDKIKEGKAAMPTIGLILNGSLENIEKLMENKIDKIESLTPFVKEKIFKNEPTQKQKEAIEIALNTPDIAVIQGPPGTGKTTVITAIIERLNERVDKKEDNKGKILITSFQHDAVKNVISRLRINSLPTLKFGRKDEDDFFTEKEIENWCEEVKDKLKQNVLSLEKNLKKEEILNLYKEYLILPSEYTEEKLLLAIKRISVNSELIERIDTYLSESSFKEDSILLNNVRKFRTTKEGFLDGGAEICYNIYISLKELVKNNKKFENTLKLLEKGYLIKDNEVDENFLKSMFTLKNNLLNILIPKPVYKKERINNEIKEIYKIAEQELCASKDEEEKIIFNFYNEISNNSFFIKKILENYCFVYSATTQQSEGVEIRKAKGEVWEDPIYDVVIVDEAARVNPLDLMIPLSQATKKIILVGDHRQLPHVYNEDIFDELQNDGEIDENLREKGIRQSMFEYLKEKADELEKKDNIKRTITLDRQYRMHKLLGNFINQNFYEVYNEGFHSPLEDEIFKQDFYKTPLVWIDVKNTVDKENKKRNK, encoded by the coding sequence TTGCAAATAGAAAGACGTGAAAAAGCAAGAGATAAAATAAAAGAAGGAAAGGCAGCAATGCCGACAATAGGACTGATATTAAATGGTAGTTTAGAAAATATTGAAAAGTTAATGGAGAATAAAATAGATAAAATTGAATCTTTAACTCCTTTTGTAAAAGAAAAAATATTTAAAAATGAACCAACTCAGAAACAAAAAGAAGCAATAGAAATAGCATTAAATACACCAGATATTGCTGTTATACAAGGACCACCAGGAACAGGAAAAACAACAGTTATTACTGCAATAATTGAGAGATTAAATGAAAGAGTGGATAAGAAAGAAGATAATAAAGGAAAAATTTTAATTACAAGTTTTCAACATGATGCAGTGAAGAATGTTATAAGTAGATTAAGAATAAATTCTTTACCTACTTTAAAATTTGGTAGAAAAGATGAAGATGATTTTTTTACTGAAAAAGAAATAGAAAATTGGTGTGAGGAAGTTAAAGATAAGTTGAAACAAAATGTTTTAAGTTTAGAAAAAAATTTAAAAAAGGAAGAAATATTAAATCTATACAAAGAATATTTAATATTACCAAGTGAATACACAGAAGAAAAATTATTATTAGCCATAAAAAGAATAAGTGTAAACTCTGAATTGATTGAACGAATTGATACCTATTTAAGTGAGAGCTCTTTTAAAGAAGATAGTATTCTTTTAAATAATGTAAGAAAGTTTAGAACTACAAAAGAAGGATTTTTAGATGGTGGAGCAGAGATATGCTACAACATTTATATTAGTTTAAAAGAATTAGTTAAAAATAATAAGAAATTTGAAAATACCTTAAAACTTTTAGAAAAGGGGTATTTAATCAAGGATAATGAAGTTGATGAAAATTTTTTAAAAAGTATGTTTACATTAAAAAATAACTTACTAAACATACTTATTCCAAAACCAGTTTATAAAAAAGAAAGAATAAATAATGAAATTAAAGAAATTTATAAAATAGCCGAACAAGAGTTATGTGCTTCTAAAGATGAAGAAGAGAAAATTATATTTAATTTTTATAATGAGATCTCAAATAATTCTTTTTTTATTAAAAAGATTTTAGAAAATTATTGTTTTGTTTATTCAGCAACAACTCAACAAAGTGAAGGAGTTGAAATAAGAAAAGCTAAAGGAGAAGTATGGGAAGATCCTATTTATGATGTTGTTATTGTAGATGAAGCAGCAAGAGTAAATCCATTAGATTTAATGATACCATTATCTCAAGCTACTAAAAAAATAATATTAGTAGGTGATCATAGACAGTTACCTCATGTATATAATGAAGATATTTTTGACGAATTACAAAATGATGGTGAAATAGATGAAAATTTAAGAGAAAAAGGTATTAGACAATCTATGTTTGAGTATTTAAAAGAAAAAGCAGATGAATTAGAAAAAAAAGATAATATAAAAAGAACAATAACTTTAGATAGACAATATAGGATGCATAAATTATTAGGAAATTTTATAAATCAGAATTTCTATGAGGTGTATAATGAAGGCTTTCATTCTCCTTTAGAAGATGAAATATTTAAACAAGATTTTTATAAGACACCACTTGTTTGGATAGATGTAAAAAATACAGTTGATAAAGAAAATAAAAAAAGGAACAAGTAG
- a CDS encoding cob(I)yrinic acid a,c-diamide adenosyltransferase, translating to MEKGYVQIYTGNGKGKTTAALGLITRAVGSNFKIFFCQFLKGRDYGELHTLKKFETVVHERYGRGVFIRSKEFVTDEDRKLMREGYESLKSALLSKKYDIVIADEILGTLRYDLISVDEIKFLIENKPETTELVLTGRNAPNELIELADLVTEMKEVKHYFQKGVMARKGIEK from the coding sequence ATGGAAAAAGGATATGTTCAAATATATACAGGAAATGGAAAAGGGAAAACAACAGCTGCCTTAGGGCTTATTACAAGAGCTGTGGGAAGCAATTTTAAGATTTTCTTCTGTCAATTTTTAAAAGGAAGAGATTATGGAGAACTTCATACATTAAAAAAATTTGAAACTGTTGTTCATGAAAGATATGGAAGAGGAGTATTCATAAGAAGTAAGGAATTTGTTACTGATGAAGATAGAAAACTTATGAGAGAAGGATATGAAAGTTTGAAGTCTGCTCTTTTAAGTAAAAAATATGATATAGTCATAGCGGATGAAATCTTAGGAACATTGAGATATGATCTAATTTCTGTAGATGAAATTAAATTTTTAATTGAAAATAAACCCGAGACAACAGAACTTGTTTTGACGGGAAGAAATGCTCCAAATGAACTTATTGAGTTAGCAGATTTAGTTACAGAGATGAAAGAAGTTAAACATTATTTTCAAAAAGGTGTTATGGCAAGAAAGGGAATAGAAAAATAA
- a CDS encoding vWA domain-containing protein has translation MAFNPNNYKPATAKHLPVVLLLDVSGSMSGEKIENLYDATNEMIKVFSDAVSKEKIIDIAIITFGENVELHTPYTSVVDFKSRGLNPFLASGMTPLGTALRMAKDMIEDKETTPSNIYRPAVVLVSDGVPTDEWRGPLDNFKNNGRSSKCQRFAVAIGNDADNQMLKSFAECNENFFIAENVSDIVDKFKQISMSVSVKAPSSVNNNISTNGLAFDNSSANKDDDDDEF, from the coding sequence ATGGCTTTTAATCCAAATAATTACAAACCAGCAACAGCGAAACATTTACCAGTAGTATTATTACTTGATGTGAGTGGAAGTATGTCAGGAGAAAAAATTGAGAATCTGTATGATGCAACAAATGAAATGATTAAAGTTTTTTCAGATGCAGTTTCAAAGGAGAAAATAATAGATATAGCTATTATAACTTTTGGAGAAAATGTAGAGTTACATACACCATACACTTCAGTTGTTGACTTTAAGTCAAGAGGACTAAATCCATTTTTGGCTAGTGGAATGACACCTTTAGGAACAGCTTTAAGAATGGCAAAAGATATGATAGAAGATAAAGAAACAACACCTTCTAACATATATAGACCAGCAGTAGTTTTAGTATCAGATGGAGTTCCAACTGATGAGTGGAGAGGTCCTTTAGATAATTTTAAAAATAATGGAAGATCTTCAAAATGTCAAAGATTTGCAGTTGCAATAGGAAATGATGCAGATAATCAAATGTTAAAGTCATTTGCTGAATGTAATGAAAATTTCTTTATAGCAGAAAATGTAAGTGATATAGTTGATAAATTTAAACAAATAAGTATGTCTGTATCAGTTAAAGCACCTTCATCAGTTAATAATAATATTTCAACAAATGGACTTGCTTTTGATAATAGTAGTGCTAATAAAGACGATGATGATGATGAGTTTTAA
- a CDS encoding WXG100 family type VII secretion target: protein MSMAIANPEELRNFANTLQKYLENIEEETGVLTSAFSSLGDTWQDQQKNKFEEVLKELLAVLKRFEEDASEQIPHLLKMAEDLETYLGR, encoded by the coding sequence ATGTCAATGGCTATAGCAAATCCAGAAGAATTAAGAAATTTTGCTAATACCCTACAAAAGTATTTAGAAAATATAGAAGAAGAAACAGGAGTTTTAACTTCAGCTTTTTCTTCTTTAGGAGATACCTGGCAAGATCAACAAAAAAATAAATTTGAAGAAGTTCTTAAAGAATTATTAGCAGTTTTAAAAAGATTTGAAGAAGATGCTTCAGAACAAATACCACATTTATTAAAAATGGCTGAAGATTTAGAAACATACTTAGGGAGATAA